A window of Rhinatrema bivittatum chromosome 2, aRhiBiv1.1, whole genome shotgun sequence contains these coding sequences:
- the LOC115083709 gene encoding gastrula zinc finger protein XlCGF26.1-like isoform X3: MDVFVHSGTSVLGSSSAVVARSQCVEQMPHPEQPSKVMKTALEVKPSLDLNSSLAQPLAESLRSEEGAGVALFSFPDPWQPRTLGSLWMVLVRLEATMSSKLERIQGEISSLELRSVTQEKQISAHAKRLQVLENKVPVMFEDLTVSFSQEEGGCLVEEQKELYRDVKENYESQPSLADSEVIREENREEHSIVLALTPRQSGNVCENLSQRSEGRDTSQTQQESEKNQWDPAEDSLYGITVCERSDREFTDIPEHQRHLKAERAFQSNNSDQMTSDLQQREEKGKKSFHCDTCGKTFDRKCYFVLHQKMHTGEGPFPCSQCGKCFKHMLTLQLHQIIHTPGNTFHCTECKKNFSSRESLLIHQRRHTGKRPFPYPQDGDSSDFSFLNHQKMETDETLPCLKSGEIIIQKKDLIINQTEREEQLFMCTDGDRNFNQKDVVTGQLKFQPGERPVLHNECNKNLCDGKNFSRNRKKHTGERPLSCIQSEKSFSRKTDDSKRKKIPKVACPFICTECGKSFKQKHNLIIHQRIHTGVKPFTCECGKSFSEKGNFQRHQRIHTGVKPFTCTECSKSFSQKISLIWHQRIHTGVKPFPCSECAKWFRTKGELIIHQRNHTGEKPFTCTECGKSFIQKGHLTYHQRKHLHVLNVVKV, encoded by the exons ATGGATGTTTTTGTTCATTCtgggacttcagtgctgggatCCAGCTCTGCTGTGGTGGCGAGGTCACAGTGTGTAGAGCAGATGCCTCACCCAGAGCAGCCCAGTAAGGTTATGAAGACAGCATTGGAGGTTAAGCCTTCTCTGGATCTAAATTCTTCCTTGGCGCAACCTCTGGCTGAGTCTCTGAGATCAGAGGAAGGTGCAGGGGTGGCTCTGTTCTCCTTCCCAGATCCATGGCAGCCTAGAACTTTAGGCTCCTTGTGGATGGTTCTGGTGCGGCTGGAAGCGACAATGAGCAGCAAGTTGGAAAGGATTCAAGGGGAAATCTCCTCGCTGGAGCTGCGCTCAGTGACCCAGGAGAAGCAAATCTCTGCTCATGCTAAACGGCTGCAAGTGCTGGAAAACAAG gtgccagTGATGTTTGAAGACCtcactgtctctttctcccaggaggaaggGGGTTGTTTAGTTGAAGaacagaaggagctttacagggatgtgaaggagaattatgagtcCCAGCCATCTCTAG CAGACAGTGAGGTCATACgggaggagaatcgagaagaacacTCTATAGTACTGGCACTTACTCCAAGACAATCAGGAAATGTCTGTGAAAATCTTTCCCAGAGGTCTGAGGGGAGAGATACTAGTCAAACTCAGCAGGAATctgagaaaaatcagtgggacCCTGCAGAAGATTCACTGTATGGCATCACTGTATGTGAGAGAAGTGACAGGGAGTTCACAGATATCCCTGAGCACCAGAGACACCTGAAAGCAGAGAGAGCCTTccagagtaataacagtgatcaaatgacttctgaccttcagcagagagaggagaaagggaagaaatcctttcaCTGTGATACCTGTGGGAAAACCTTTGATAGGAAATGTTATTTTGTACTGCACCAGAAAATGCACACAGGAGAGGGACCTTTTCCCTGCTCtcaatgtggaaaatgtttcaaacatATGTTAACTCTGCAGTTACACCAGATAATCCATACTCCAGGGAACACTTTTCATTGTACTGAATGTAAGAAAAACTTTTCTAGCAGGGAATCCTTATTAATACACCAAAGAAGACACACAGGTAAAAGACCCTTTCCTTATCCTCAAGATGGGGATAGCTCTGACTTCTCTTTCTTAAATCATCAGAAAATGGAAACAGACGAGACATTGCCATGTCTTAAAAGTGGAGAAATCATCATTCAAAAGAAAGATCTAATAATAAACCAAACAGAGAGAGAAGAACAATTATTCATGTGTACTGATGGTGATAGAAACTTCAATCAGAAAGATGTTGTCACAGGACAActaaaattccaaccaggagagagaccaGTTTTACATAATGAATGCAATAAAAACTTATGTGACGGAAAAAACttttcaagaaacagaaaaaaacatactggtgagagaccattgtcttgtattCAGTCTGAGAAAAGCTTCAGTAGGAAGACAGATGACTCAAAACGGAAGAAAATTCCCAAAGTAGCATGTCCATttatatgtactgagtgtggtaaaagcttcaagcAGAAGCATAACCTCATaatacaccagagaatccacactggagtaaAACCATTTACctgtgagtgtggtaaaagtttcagtgaGAAAGGAAACTTCCAACGCCACCAGAGAATTCACACTGGAgtgaagccatttacatgtactgaatgtagtaAAAGTTTTAGTCAAAAGATATCTCTAATatggcatcagagaatccatactggagttAAACCATTTCCATGCTCTGAGTGTGCTAAATGGTTTAGGACAAAGGGAGAACTCATAATCCATCAGAGAaaccacacaggagagaagccatttacatgtactgagtgtggtaaaagtttcattCAGAAAGGACACCTGACATACCACCAgagaaagcatttacatgtgctgAATGTAGTAAAAGTTTAA
- the LOC115083709 gene encoding zinc finger protein 2 homolog isoform X2 has product MDVFVHSGTSVLGSSSAVVARSQCVEQMPHPEQPSKVMKTALEVKPSLDLNSSLAQPLAESLRSEEGAGVALFSFPDPWQPRTLGSLWMVLVRLEATMSSKLERIQGEISSLELRSVTQEKQISAHAKRLQVLENKVALRGAQRGGPLCRTPSARGAWWQGAFQRSELPLVTSGGRGFQSGLFLTLQVPVMFEDLTVSFSQEEGGCLVEEQKELYRDVKENYESQPSLDSEVIREENREEHSIVLALTPRQSGNVCENLSQRSEGRDTSQTQQESEKNQWDPAEDSLYGITVCERSDREFTDIPEHQRHLKAERAFQSNNSDQMTSDLQQREEKGKKSFHCDTCGKTFDRKCYFVLHQKMHTGEGPFPCSQCGKCFKHMLTLQLHQIIHTPGNTFHCTECKKNFSSRESLLIHQRRHTGKRPFPYPQDGDSSDFSFLNHQKMETDETLPCLKSGEIIIQKKDLIINQTEREEQLFMCTDGDRNFNQKDVVTGQLKFQPGERPVLHNECNKNLCDGKNFSRNRKKHTGERPLSCIQSEKSFSRKTDDSKRKKIPKVACPFICTECGKSFKQKHNLIIHQRIHTGVKPFTCECGKSFSEKGNFQRHQRIHTGVKPFTCTECSKSFSQKISLIWHQRIHTGVKPFPCSECAKWFRTKGELIIHQRNHTGEKPFTCTECGKSFIQKGHLTYHQRKHLHVLNVVKV; this is encoded by the exons ATGGATGTTTTTGTTCATTCtgggacttcagtgctgggatCCAGCTCTGCTGTGGTGGCGAGGTCACAGTGTGTAGAGCAGATGCCTCACCCAGAGCAGCCCAGTAAGGTTATGAAGACAGCATTGGAGGTTAAGCCTTCTCTGGATCTAAATTCTTCCTTGGCGCAACCTCTGGCTGAGTCTCTGAGATCAGAGGAAGGTGCAGGGGTGGCTCTGTTCTCCTTCCCAGATCCATGGCAGCCTAGAACTTTAGGCTCCTTGTGGATGGTTCTGGTGCGGCTGGAAGCGACAATGAGCAGCAAGTTGGAAAGGATTCAAGGGGAAATCTCCTCGCTGGAGCTGCGCTCAGTGACCCAGGAGAAGCAAATCTCTGCTCATGCTAAACGGCTGCAAGTGCTGGAAAACAAG gttgcactaaggggtgcacaaaggggagggcccctttgtcgcactccttcggcgcgcggcgcctggtggCAGGGCGCCTTTCAACGGTCGGAGCTGCCCCTGGTGACATCGGGGGGACGGGGCTTCCAATCGGGTCTCTTCCTCACATTGCAG gtgccagTGATGTTTGAAGACCtcactgtctctttctcccaggaggaaggGGGTTGTTTAGTTGAAGaacagaaggagctttacagggatgtgaaggagaattatgagtcCCAGCCATCTCTAG ACAGTGAGGTCATACgggaggagaatcgagaagaacacTCTATAGTACTGGCACTTACTCCAAGACAATCAGGAAATGTCTGTGAAAATCTTTCCCAGAGGTCTGAGGGGAGAGATACTAGTCAAACTCAGCAGGAATctgagaaaaatcagtgggacCCTGCAGAAGATTCACTGTATGGCATCACTGTATGTGAGAGAAGTGACAGGGAGTTCACAGATATCCCTGAGCACCAGAGACACCTGAAAGCAGAGAGAGCCTTccagagtaataacagtgatcaaatgacttctgaccttcagcagagagaggagaaagggaagaaatcctttcaCTGTGATACCTGTGGGAAAACCTTTGATAGGAAATGTTATTTTGTACTGCACCAGAAAATGCACACAGGAGAGGGACCTTTTCCCTGCTCtcaatgtggaaaatgtttcaaacatATGTTAACTCTGCAGTTACACCAGATAATCCATACTCCAGGGAACACTTTTCATTGTACTGAATGTAAGAAAAACTTTTCTAGCAGGGAATCCTTATTAATACACCAAAGAAGACACACAGGTAAAAGACCCTTTCCTTATCCTCAAGATGGGGATAGCTCTGACTTCTCTTTCTTAAATCATCAGAAAATGGAAACAGACGAGACATTGCCATGTCTTAAAAGTGGAGAAATCATCATTCAAAAGAAAGATCTAATAATAAACCAAACAGAGAGAGAAGAACAATTATTCATGTGTACTGATGGTGATAGAAACTTCAATCAGAAAGATGTTGTCACAGGACAActaaaattccaaccaggagagagaccaGTTTTACATAATGAATGCAATAAAAACTTATGTGACGGAAAAAACttttcaagaaacagaaaaaaacatactggtgagagaccattgtcttgtattCAGTCTGAGAAAAGCTTCAGTAGGAAGACAGATGACTCAAAACGGAAGAAAATTCCCAAAGTAGCATGTCCATttatatgtactgagtgtggtaaaagcttcaagcAGAAGCATAACCTCATaatacaccagagaatccacactggagtaaAACCATTTACctgtgagtgtggtaaaagtttcagtgaGAAAGGAAACTTCCAACGCCACCAGAGAATTCACACTGGAgtgaagccatttacatgtactgaatgtagtaAAAGTTTTAGTCAAAAGATATCTCTAATatggcatcagagaatccatactggagttAAACCATTTCCATGCTCTGAGTGTGCTAAATGGTTTAGGACAAAGGGAGAACTCATAATCCATCAGAGAaaccacacaggagagaagccatttacatgtactgagtgtggtaaaagtttcattCAGAAAGGACACCTGACATACCACCAgagaaagcatttacatgtgctgAATGTAGTAAAAGTTTAA
- the LOC115083709 gene encoding zinc finger protein 2 homolog isoform X1 — protein sequence MDVFVHSGTSVLGSSSAVVARSQCVEQMPHPEQPSKVMKTALEVKPSLDLNSSLAQPLAESLRSEEGAGVALFSFPDPWQPRTLGSLWMVLVRLEATMSSKLERIQGEISSLELRSVTQEKQISAHAKRLQVLENKVALRGAQRGGPLCRTPSARGAWWQGAFQRSELPLVTSGGRGFQSGLFLTLQVPVMFEDLTVSFSQEEGGCLVEEQKELYRDVKENYESQPSLADSEVIREENREEHSIVLALTPRQSGNVCENLSQRSEGRDTSQTQQESEKNQWDPAEDSLYGITVCERSDREFTDIPEHQRHLKAERAFQSNNSDQMTSDLQQREEKGKKSFHCDTCGKTFDRKCYFVLHQKMHTGEGPFPCSQCGKCFKHMLTLQLHQIIHTPGNTFHCTECKKNFSSRESLLIHQRRHTGKRPFPYPQDGDSSDFSFLNHQKMETDETLPCLKSGEIIIQKKDLIINQTEREEQLFMCTDGDRNFNQKDVVTGQLKFQPGERPVLHNECNKNLCDGKNFSRNRKKHTGERPLSCIQSEKSFSRKTDDSKRKKIPKVACPFICTECGKSFKQKHNLIIHQRIHTGVKPFTCECGKSFSEKGNFQRHQRIHTGVKPFTCTECSKSFSQKISLIWHQRIHTGVKPFPCSECAKWFRTKGELIIHQRNHTGEKPFTCTECGKSFIQKGHLTYHQRKHLHVLNVVKV from the exons ATGGATGTTTTTGTTCATTCtgggacttcagtgctgggatCCAGCTCTGCTGTGGTGGCGAGGTCACAGTGTGTAGAGCAGATGCCTCACCCAGAGCAGCCCAGTAAGGTTATGAAGACAGCATTGGAGGTTAAGCCTTCTCTGGATCTAAATTCTTCCTTGGCGCAACCTCTGGCTGAGTCTCTGAGATCAGAGGAAGGTGCAGGGGTGGCTCTGTTCTCCTTCCCAGATCCATGGCAGCCTAGAACTTTAGGCTCCTTGTGGATGGTTCTGGTGCGGCTGGAAGCGACAATGAGCAGCAAGTTGGAAAGGATTCAAGGGGAAATCTCCTCGCTGGAGCTGCGCTCAGTGACCCAGGAGAAGCAAATCTCTGCTCATGCTAAACGGCTGCAAGTGCTGGAAAACAAG gttgcactaaggggtgcacaaaggggagggcccctttgtcgcactccttcggcgcgcggcgcctggtggCAGGGCGCCTTTCAACGGTCGGAGCTGCCCCTGGTGACATCGGGGGGACGGGGCTTCCAATCGGGTCTCTTCCTCACATTGCAG gtgccagTGATGTTTGAAGACCtcactgtctctttctcccaggaggaaggGGGTTGTTTAGTTGAAGaacagaaggagctttacagggatgtgaaggagaattatgagtcCCAGCCATCTCTAG CAGACAGTGAGGTCATACgggaggagaatcgagaagaacacTCTATAGTACTGGCACTTACTCCAAGACAATCAGGAAATGTCTGTGAAAATCTTTCCCAGAGGTCTGAGGGGAGAGATACTAGTCAAACTCAGCAGGAATctgagaaaaatcagtgggacCCTGCAGAAGATTCACTGTATGGCATCACTGTATGTGAGAGAAGTGACAGGGAGTTCACAGATATCCCTGAGCACCAGAGACACCTGAAAGCAGAGAGAGCCTTccagagtaataacagtgatcaaatgacttctgaccttcagcagagagaggagaaagggaagaaatcctttcaCTGTGATACCTGTGGGAAAACCTTTGATAGGAAATGTTATTTTGTACTGCACCAGAAAATGCACACAGGAGAGGGACCTTTTCCCTGCTCtcaatgtggaaaatgtttcaaacatATGTTAACTCTGCAGTTACACCAGATAATCCATACTCCAGGGAACACTTTTCATTGTACTGAATGTAAGAAAAACTTTTCTAGCAGGGAATCCTTATTAATACACCAAAGAAGACACACAGGTAAAAGACCCTTTCCTTATCCTCAAGATGGGGATAGCTCTGACTTCTCTTTCTTAAATCATCAGAAAATGGAAACAGACGAGACATTGCCATGTCTTAAAAGTGGAGAAATCATCATTCAAAAGAAAGATCTAATAATAAACCAAACAGAGAGAGAAGAACAATTATTCATGTGTACTGATGGTGATAGAAACTTCAATCAGAAAGATGTTGTCACAGGACAActaaaattccaaccaggagagagaccaGTTTTACATAATGAATGCAATAAAAACTTATGTGACGGAAAAAACttttcaagaaacagaaaaaaacatactggtgagagaccattgtcttgtattCAGTCTGAGAAAAGCTTCAGTAGGAAGACAGATGACTCAAAACGGAAGAAAATTCCCAAAGTAGCATGTCCATttatatgtactgagtgtggtaaaagcttcaagcAGAAGCATAACCTCATaatacaccagagaatccacactggagtaaAACCATTTACctgtgagtgtggtaaaagtttcagtgaGAAAGGAAACTTCCAACGCCACCAGAGAATTCACACTGGAgtgaagccatttacatgtactgaatgtagtaAAAGTTTTAGTCAAAAGATATCTCTAATatggcatcagagaatccatactggagttAAACCATTTCCATGCTCTGAGTGTGCTAAATGGTTTAGGACAAAGGGAGAACTCATAATCCATCAGAGAaaccacacaggagagaagccatttacatgtactgagtgtggtaaaagtttcattCAGAAAGGACACCTGACATACCACCAgagaaagcatttacatgtgctgAATGTAGTAAAAGTTTAA